Genomic DNA from Burkholderia plantarii:
CGCGACTGGATTCCGTCGGCGGAAGGCAGCGCGCTTTACCTGCGTCCGTTCATGATCGCCGACGAGGTGGTGCTGGGCGTGAAGCCGTCGGCGCAGTACCTGTTCTGCGTGGTGGCCACGCCGGTGGGCGCCTACTTCAAGGGCGACGCGTCGAAGGGCGTGGCGATCTGGGTGTCGGACAGCTACACGCGCGCGGCGCCCGGCGGCACCGGCGACGCGAAGTGCGGCGGCAACTACGCGGCGAGCCTCGCCGCGCAGGCCGAGGCGACGCGCGAGGGCTGCGATCAGGTGGTGTTCCTCGACGCGGTGGAGCGGCGCTGGATCGAGGAACTGGGCGGCATGAACGTGTTCTTCGTGTTCGACGACGGCTCGCTGCAGACGCCGCCGCTGACCGGCACGATCCTGCCGGGCATCACGCGTGCCTCGCTGATCGAGCTGGCGCGCGATCTGGGCTACACCGTGCGCGAGGAGCCTTACTCGATCGAGCAGTGGGAAGCCGACGCGAAGAGCGGCCGGCTGGTGGAGGCGTTCGCCTGCGGGACCGCGGCCGTCGTCACGGCGATCGGGCAGGTGAAGGGCCGCAAGCACGGCTTCATGATCGGCGACGGCGGCGCCGGCCCGGTGGCGACGCGTCTGAAGAAGACGCTGGTGGGCATCCAGACCGGGCGCGAAGCCGATGCGCACGGCTGGGTCGACATCCTCGGCTGAATCCGGTTCTGACGGCGTGCCGTGCGAGCCTCGGGCGCGCGCGGCACGCCGTCAATCCTGCGGCGGCTCTCCGGCCGCGTCGGTTCTTTTGGCTTTCCTGGTCTTCCTGACCTTCCCGGCGTTCTCCCCCCTTCGCAGCTTTCCCGGCCTTTCCGGCTTTCTTCGCCTGCTTCGCCTCTTCGGCCTTCTGGACGGATCCCCGCGATGGCCGGCGGATCT
This window encodes:
- a CDS encoding branched-chain amino acid aminotransferase, which codes for MSTGSTPTFPIERHPNPTSAEARARLLENPGFGKVFTDYMVTIRYTEGQGWHDAKIEPRRALQVDPATLVLHYAQEIFEGMKAYPLPDGQVALFRPEQNARRFQNSAARLAMAQLPEELFVEAVRQLVKLERDWIPSAEGSALYLRPFMIADEVVLGVKPSAQYLFCVVATPVGAYFKGDASKGVAIWVSDSYTRAAPGGTGDAKCGGNYAASLAAQAEATREGCDQVVFLDAVERRWIEELGGMNVFFVFDDGSLQTPPLTGTILPGITRASLIELARDLGYTVREEPYSIEQWEADAKSGRLVEAFACGTAAVVTAIGQVKGRKHGFMIGDGGAGPVATRLKKTLVGIQTGREADAHGWVDILG